In a genomic window of Cytophagia bacterium CHB2:
- a CDS encoding nodulation protein NfeD: MLAALQTAVAADDKNAAATTVAVIRINGAINPLTAEYITDAINDAVNEKRECLIIELDTPGGLMESTRLITKAMLASEVPVVVYVSPTGARAASAGVFITYASHIAAMAPTSNIGAAHPVGLGGEGGKTDSSNTMIEKVTNDAVAQVKVIAEKRGRNAQWAEDAVRKSVSITAKEALALNVIDLIAPDLDSLLVLINDREVELINRKHTLKTAGATLVIKEMNWRHKLLDRISDPNIAYIFMLLGIYGLFFELSNPGAVLPGVLGGIFLILGLYALQTLPVNWAGVLLILFGVLLFILEVKVTSYGALTIGGIVAMFLGSLMLFKEPQTDFEPVAKLSLQVILAATLSTALFFIIAIGMVVRSQRRPTVTGAEGMIGEIGEALTPIAPNGKVRVHGEIWWAKSAAPIAAGEKVKVVLVEGLQITVEKV; this comes from the coding sequence TTGCTCGCTGCCCTGCAAACGGCTGTTGCAGCCGACGATAAAAATGCCGCGGCAACCACGGTTGCCGTTATTCGCATCAACGGCGCGATCAATCCCTTGACGGCGGAATACATTACCGATGCCATCAACGACGCGGTTAACGAAAAACGCGAATGCCTGATTATTGAGTTGGATACGCCCGGCGGTTTGATGGAATCCACTCGCTTGATCACGAAAGCGATGCTTGCGAGTGAAGTGCCGGTCGTGGTATATGTCTCTCCCACCGGCGCGCGCGCGGCTTCCGCGGGTGTTTTCATTACCTATGCCTCACACATCGCCGCGATGGCGCCTACCAGCAACATCGGCGCGGCGCATCCTGTTGGCCTCGGCGGCGAAGGCGGCAAAACGGATTCCAGCAACACCATGATCGAGAAAGTCACGAACGATGCCGTGGCGCAAGTCAAGGTCATTGCCGAAAAACGCGGCCGCAATGCCCAATGGGCGGAAGATGCCGTGCGCAAAAGCGTTTCCATCACGGCAAAAGAAGCTCTAGCGTTGAACGTCATCGATTTGATCGCGCCCGACCTCGACAGTCTGCTGGTACTGATCAACGATCGCGAAGTCGAATTGATAAATCGCAAGCATACCTTGAAAACCGCCGGCGCAACCCTCGTCATCAAGGAAATGAACTGGCGTCACAAACTGCTCGACCGCATATCGGATCCCAACATTGCTTACATTTTTATGTTGCTCGGCATCTACGGCCTTTTTTTCGAATTGTCGAATCCGGGCGCAGTATTGCCGGGAGTGCTGGGCGGTATTTTTTTGATTCTCGGGTTGTATGCGCTGCAAACGTTGCCGGTGAATTGGGCCGGCGTGCTATTGATCCTGTTCGGCGTCTTACTATTCATCCTGGAGGTGAAAGTGACGAGTTACGGCGCGCTGACCATCGGCGGCATCGTCGCGATGTTTCTCGGCTCTCTTATGCTCTTTAAAGAGCCCCAAACCGATTTCGAACCGGTGGCGAAACTCTCGCTGCAAGTCATTCTGGCGGCAACACTCTCGACTGCTCTCTTTTTTATTATTGCCATCGGCATGGTGGTGCGCTCGCAGCGCCGGCCAACGGTGACAGGCGCGGAAGGTATGATCGGTGAAATCGGGGAAGCCTTAACGCCCATCGCGCCCAACGGTAAAGTGAGAGTTCACGGTGAAATTTGGTGGGCAAAAAGCGCCGCGCCGATTGCTGCAGGAGAAAAAGTGAAAGTCGTTTTAGTCGAGGGTTTGCAGATCACCGTCGAAAAGGTGTAA